A part of Oryctolagus cuniculus chromosome 15, mOryCun1.1, whole genome shotgun sequence genomic DNA contains:
- the LOC100348017 gene encoding large ribosomal subunit protein eL32 translates to MATLRPLVKPKIVKKRTKKFIRHQSDHYVKIKRNWRKPRGIDNRVQRRFKGQILMPNIDYGSNKKTKHVLPSGFRKFLVHNVKELEVLLMCNKSYCAEIAHNVSSKNRKAIVEKAAQLAIRVTNPNARLRSEENE, encoded by the coding sequence ATGGCCACCCTCAGACCCCTGGTGAAGCCCAAGATCGTCAAAAAGAGGACCAAGAAGTTCATCCGCCACCAGTCGGACCACTATGTCAAGATTAAGCGTAACTGGCGGAAACCCAGAGGTATTGACAACAGGGTGCAGAGAAGATTCAAGGGCCAGATCTTGATGCCCAACATTGACTATGGGAGCAACAAGAAGACCAAGCACGTGCTGCCCAGCGGCTTCCGGAAGTTCCTGGTCCACAACGTCAAGGAGCTGGAGGTGCTGCTGATGTGCAACAAATCCTACTGTGCAGAGATTGCTCACAACGTCTCCTCCAAGAACCGCAAAGCCATTGTGGAGAAAGCGGCCCAGCTGGCCATCAGGGTCACCAACCCCAACGCCAGGCTGCGCAGTGAAGAAAATGAGTAG